The DNA window CGAGAACGCCGCCGATGAAGCCCAGCTCCTCGCCGATCACCGCGTAGATGAAGTCGGTGTGCTGCTCCGGAAGGAATGCGAGCCGCTTCTGCGAACCCTCCGTGAAGCCCTTGCCGAAGATACCGCCGCTGCCGATCGCCACGCGTGACTGGATGACGTGATACCCCGAGCCGCGCGGGTCGATGGACGGGTCGAGGAACACCAGCAGCCGGTTCTTCTGGTACTGCTCGAGCGAGTTCCAGAGTGGCACGGCAATCGTGCCCGCGGCCAGGTTCGCACCCACGACCGCGACCCCTTCCCACAGCTCCATGCGGTAGAAGTAGACGAACGCGATCAGCGCGATCATGTACACGCTGAAGATCCAGCCCGCGAACGCGAGGAACAGCGCGACCATGGGGCTGATGAGAAGGAACAGCAGTGCGGGCGATGTGCCGGCCCAGTACAGCGTCGCGAGCAGGACTCCGCCGAACACCATGGCCGTGCCGAGGTCGGGCTGCGCGAGCACGAGCAGCATCGGCACCGCGACGATCGCGATCGGCTTCCAGAGCCTCACCAGCGAGTCGGGCCGCTCCCGCCACGCGCCCATCACGCGTCCCAGCATCAGAACGGTCGCGACGTTCGCGAACTGCGCGGGCTGCACCATCATCGGGCCGATACGGAGCCAGCTCTTGGTGCCGGACGCAGTGCCCTGCCCCGTCCCGATGGCAAGGGTGGCGATCAGCACGAGCAGCATCAGGAAGTATGCGGGCGCTGCCAGCCACTCGAGCCAGCGCACGGGCACGCGCATCACCACGAACAGCGCGACCAGCGAGATTCCGAGCCACGTGAGCTGCGCGCGCCACAGCCCCGCCAGACCGCGGTCGGGGACGTCGAGCTGGCCGGCGGAGTAGATCATGGCCACGCCGAGCAGCGACATCGACAGCACCGCGAACACCAGTGCGGGGTCGCCGAACAGCGATCGGATCCGTTCCCTCAGACCCATCTGCCTCTACCTCCGCTCAGCGCTCGCCCGAGATGGTGCGGTACACACCGAGCGCAATGAGACCGGCCACCATCGCGTACAGCGCAGCGATCGGTGTGGCGGTCAACAGCACTCCGCTCTCGGCTTCCGTGAGCACGACGTGGATCGCGTCACGCAGCACCTTGCCGAGGAACAGGTACACCGCGACGAACAGCAGGCTGTCGCCCTCGAAGAGGTCGCGTGAACGGGCGCCGAGCACGGCAATCAGCGAGAACGCAACAGCGCTCGCCCCGAACGCGACCAGCGCAAGTGAATCCTCGAGCACGCCGAGCAGCAGTCCCAGCAGCGCCGCGGTGGTCGCGCGCATGCGACGCGCAGCGAGCAGCACGGCGATCGTCATCAGGTCCGGCGCGCTTTCGCCTATCCCCAGGCCGACATGCAGCACGAGGTGGACGAGGACGAGGACTGCGACGAAGATCGAAAAGCCGTATTTCGATCGGGCCATCAGTTCCCGTCCTCATCGGTGTCGGGGCGCGGCAGTGGCGGCATCGAGTCGGCGCCCAGCGGATCAGGTGCGGCGGAGACGTGCCACAAGGCAGACAGGTCCGCTTCACGTCCCCCACGTCCCACGCCAACCAGCACCTGTGCGACCGCCTCCGGCCGCACTGCCGGGCGCAGCAGGTAGCTCTTCCGCCACCCGGTGTCGGCTTCCTCGATGCCCAGCACGGTGCCGACCACGATACCGCGCGGGAACACACCGCCACGGCCCGACGAGACGATGCGTCGGCCGGGCGGGATGTCCACGTGGAACGGTGCGCCGGTCAGGGCGAGCAGCGCCTCCTCCGTATACTTCCCGGGCCGCGGCTCCACGATCCCGTATGCAAGCCCGTCGGCCGTCATCGCGCTCACGCGGAACTCGGGGTGCGTCCAGTCGATGGCCTGCGACTGGTGCTCGTCGACGGACCAGACGACGCCGAGCAGCCCGTCCGGCGTGAGGACGGGACTGCCGACGCGCACGCCCTCGGCACTGCCGACGTTCAGCATGAATGTGCTCTCGGCCGTCGCCATGCCGACGCGCAGCACGTCGGCGGGGATGAACGCATCGCCGGCCCGCTCCTGCAGTGCGAGCAGTGAGCGAAGCCGGCGGTTCTCCTCGGCGAGCGAAGCCTGCGCAGTCACGAGCGCGGCGAGAGAGTCGCGCTGCGCGCGGATCGCACCGACATCGACCGTACGGCCGCGTCGCTGCGCGATGCGCTCCTGAAACGCGAGAAAGGGCCGCAGCACCGTGGCCCGCAGCCCCTCGCGCACCGGCGACTGGTACTCCGTCGGCAGTGCGTACACGATCAGCGCGAGCACGACGACGCCGATGGCAAGCAGCCCCTGGCGACGTCGCTCTCTGCGCGTTCCGTCAAAGTCGAGCACTCAGGTCGTCAATACGCTTCGGAACCGTTCGAACTCGTCGAGGATGCGCCCTGTCCCGCGCACCACGCACGTCAACGGCTCCTCGTCCACGTGAATCGGCAGGTTCGTCTCGTGGGCGAGGAGCTGATCCAGACCCCGGATCAGCGCGCCGCCCCCGGTCATTACGATGCCGCGGTCAACAATGTCCGACGCAAGCTCCGGGGGCGTGATCTCGAGCGCGCGCCGGCATGCGTCCACGATCTGCTGGATCGGCTCCTGGATGCACTCGCGGATCTCCTGCGAGTGCACACGCACGGTCTTCGGAATGCCGCTCACCAGGTCGCGTCCCTTCACTTCCATCTCCCGCTCGTCTCCGGCATTGAACGCAGAGCCGATCTGGATCTTGATCGCCTCTGCCGTCGGCTCGCCGATCAGCAGGTTGTAGTTCTTGCGCAGGAAGCTGACGATCGCATTGTCGATCTCGTCGCCACCCACGCGGATCGAGGTGTCGCTCACAATGCCGCTGAGCGCGATCACCGCGATCTCCGTCGTACCGCCGCCGATGTCGATCACCATGTTGCCCGTCGGCGTATCGACCGGGAGCCCCACACCGATCGCCGCCGCCATCGGCTCGGCGACCATGTAGACCTCCTTGGCGCCCGCCGCCGCGGCACTCGAGCGCACGGCCCGCCGCTCGAGCTCCGTGATCCCGGACGGCACGCCCACGATCACCCGGGGCTTCATCCGGAAGATCCGCTTGTTGGTCACCGCCTTCAGGAAGTGACGCAGCATGATCTCCGTGATGTCCACGTCGGCGATGACCCCGTCCTTCAAAGGTCGTACCGCCATGATTCCCTCGGGCGTGCGGCCCAGCATCCGCTTCGCCTCGAGGCCGATCCCCTTGATCCGGTTGGTGCCGCGCTCGACCGCCACGACCGAGGGCTCGTTCAGCACGATCCCCTCGCCCTTGACGTAGACGAGCGTGTTCGCGGTCCCCAGGTCCACCGCGATGTCGTTGACGGGCAGCAGCCGGCCCGTGCTCAGAATGCCCCGAAGCGCCATACCCCTCGCCCGGCCGGGTTCATCCCGGCCATAAGTCCATGTCCCGTCGGGAGAAACAGGCGTGTACCACGCCTGCGGGGAGCAGAGTGCGGAAGTTAGGGCCAGCCCCCCGCAGCGGCAAGCAGAAACGCGGGGAAAATCGCGGTCCAACGCGATGTCGCGCGGCTGGCAAGATGATCGTGGGCGGGCCCGCCGGCTCGCCTGCCGGATCCATCATCACCCGTGCGTGCTGCAGCCGATCAGTGCCGGCCGGTGCTGCCGAAGCCACCGCTGCCGCGGCCGGTCGCCGGGAGCTCCGCGGCCAGCTCCCAGTCGATGCGGATGACCCGCGCGATCAGCATCTGCGCGATGCGCTCGCCGTGCGCGATCTCCTGCGGCTCGCTGTCGAAGTTGATGAGGGGGATCCGGATCTCGCCGCGGTAGTCGCTGTCGATGGTGCAGGGTGTGTTGATGATGCTGATGCCGCGCTTGAGAGCAAGGCCCGAACGCGGCCGGATCTGTGCTTCCGTTCCTTCCGGCAGCGCAATCGCGAGCCCGGTCGGCACCAGGTGCCGGCCGAGCGGCGGCAGCACGATCGTTTCGCCGGCATTGCGCAGATCGACCGCGGCACTGCCGTCCGTGCCGTACTCGGGCAACGTCCAGTCGATCGGATAGTTCGGCAGGCGCTGCACGCGTACAGGCATGGCTTCCACGGATCGGCTCCCTCCTCGAGGGCGCCGCGTACCAGGCAGTGCCCTAGGTCAGCTGTTCGTTGTTCATGCGCAGCTCGGCGCGCAGGCGCGGATGCGCGCGCCACAGGTAATAGATCATCGCGCCTCCCGCCAGTCCGCTCGCGGCGAGCACCGCTGCGGGTGTCAGGGAGTTCCTGAGCAGCGGTAGCGACAAGAGATCCAGCCCACGCTACACACCACGCGCCCCGGACACCATCAGCGAAATCCGGACAGACACGTAGGCAGATGTGACGACGGCGGCGCCCCCGATGGGAACGCCGCCGTCCGGTCCACCGCGCTCGCGCGCGAGCCTACAGCACGCTTTCCAGCGACGTGTGCGGCATGTCGAACGCCTCGGCCACGCCCGCATACGTGATCTTGCCGCTGACGACGTTCACGCCGAGCGCGAGTGAGCGATCGGCGCGCACCGCCGGCCGCCAGCCCTGGCCCGCGATGCTCAGCGCGTACGGCAGCGTCGCGTTGGTCAGTGCCATGGTCGACGTACGCGGCACCGCACCCGGCATGTTCGCCACGCCGTAGTGCACGATGCCGTCGACCTCATAGATCGGGTTCTCGTGGGTGGTCGGCTTGATCGTCTCGATGCAGCCGCCCTGGTCCACGGCCACGTCGACGACGACCGCGCCCTTCGGCATGATCGCGAGGTCCTCGCGCGTGACCAGGCGCGGGGCCTTCTTGCCCGGCACCAGCACCGCACCGATCACGAGATCGCTCTTGGCGAGGTGCTCGAGCAGGTTGCCGCGATTCGAGTAGAGCGGCGTCACGTTCTTCGGCATCACGTCGGCGAGGTAGCGCAGCCGTGGCAGCGACACGTCCATGATGGTGACACGCGCACCGAGGCCGGCCGCCATCTTCGCCGCGTTCGTGCCGACGATGCCGCCGCCGATCACCAGCACGTTCGCCGGCTCCACGCCAGGCACGCCGCCCAGCAGCATGCCGCGGCCGCCAAAGAACTTCTCCAGGTACTTCGCGCCCTCCTGCACCGACATCCGCCCCGCGACCTCGCTCATCGGTGTGAGCAGCGGCAGCTCGCCCGACGGCAGCTGCACGGTCTCGTAGGCAATCCCGATCGCGCCCGAATCGACGGTCGCGCGCGTGAGCTCCTCGGATGCGGCGAAATGGAAGTAGGTGAAGATGATCTGGTCCTTCCGCATGTGCGCGTACTCGGACGCGATCGGCTCCTTCACCTTCATGATCATGTCGGCCTGCTTCCAGACGTCGGCTGCGCTGTCGACGATCTGCGCACCCGCCTCCTGGTAGGCAACGTTCTCGAAGCCGCTGCCCTCGCCGGCGTCCTTCTCGATCAGCACCGTATGCCCTGCATCCACGAACGCCTGCGCGCCGCCCGGCACGAGTGCGAT is part of the Longimicrobiales bacterium genome and encodes:
- the rodA gene encoding rod shape-determining protein RodA encodes the protein MGLRERIRSLFGDPALVFAVLSMSLLGVAMIYSAGQLDVPDRGLAGLWRAQLTWLGISLVALFVVMRVPVRWLEWLAAPAYFLMLLVLIATLAIGTGQGTASGTKSWLRIGPMMVQPAQFANVATVLMLGRVMGAWRERPDSLVRLWKPIAIVAVPMLLVLAQPDLGTAMVFGGVLLATLYWAGTSPALLFLLISPMVALFLAFAGWIFSVYMIALIAFVYFYRMELWEGVAVVGANLAAGTIAVPLWNSLEQYQKNRLLVFLDPSIDPRGSGYHVIQSRVAIGSGGIFGKGFTEGSQKRLAFLPEQHTDFIYAVIGEELGFIGGVLVILAFGFILWRLARLAERLTDPFSGIVVIGILGAWFTHVLVNVGMTLGVMPITGIPLPFLSYGGSFLLATYLALGISQRVAMEQGRY
- the mreC gene encoding rod shape-determining protein MreC translates to MLDFDGTRRERRRQGLLAIGVVVLALIVYALPTEYQSPVREGLRATVLRPFLAFQERIAQRRGRTVDVGAIRAQRDSLAALVTAQASLAEENRRLRSLLALQERAGDAFIPADVLRVGMATAESTFMLNVGSAEGVRVGSPVLTPDGLLGVVWSVDEHQSQAIDWTHPEFRVSAMTADGLAYGIVEPRPGKYTEEALLALTGAPFHVDIPPGRRIVSSGRGGVFPRGIVVGTVLGIEEADTGWRKSYLLRPAVRPEAVAQVLVGVGRGGREADLSALWHVSAAPDPLGADSMPPLPRPDTDEDGN
- a CDS encoding rod shape-determining protein is translated as MALRGILSTGRLLPVNDIAVDLGTANTLVYVKGEGIVLNEPSVVAVERGTNRIKGIGLEAKRMLGRTPEGIMAVRPLKDGVIADVDITEIMLRHFLKAVTNKRIFRMKPRVIVGVPSGITELERRAVRSSAAAAGAKEVYMVAEPMAAAIGVGLPVDTPTGNMVIDIGGGTTEIAVIALSGIVSDTSIRVGGDEIDNAIVSFLRKNYNLLIGEPTAEAIKIQIGSAFNAGDEREMEVKGRDLVSGIPKTVRVHSQEIRECIQEPIQQIVDACRRALEITPPELASDIVDRGIVMTGGGALIRGLDQLLAHETNLPIHVDEEPLTCVVRGTGRILDEFERFRSVLTT
- the dut gene encoding dUTP diphosphatase, whose protein sequence is MPVRVQRLPNYPIDWTLPEYGTDGSAAVDLRNAGETIVLPPLGRHLVPTGLAIALPEGTEAQIRPRSGLALKRGISIINTPCTIDSDYRGEIRIPLINFDSEPQEIAHGERIAQMLIARVIRIDWELAAELPATGRGSGGFGSTGRH
- the ald gene encoding alanine dehydrogenase, giving the protein MIMIIGVPKEIKTNENRIALVPGGAQAFVDAGHTVLIEKDAGEGSGFENVAYQEAGAQIVDSAADVWKQADMIMKVKEPIASEYAHMRKDQIIFTYFHFAASEELTRATVDSGAIGIAYETVQLPSGELPLLTPMSEVAGRMSVQEGAKYLEKFFGGRGMLLGGVPGVEPANVLVIGGGIVGTNAAKMAAGLGARVTIMDVSLPRLRYLADVMPKNVTPLYSNRGNLLEHLAKSDLVIGAVLVPGKKAPRLVTREDLAIMPKGAVVVDVAVDQGGCIETIKPTTHENPIYEVDGIVHYGVANMPGAVPRTSTMALTNATLPYALSIAGQGWRPAVRADRSLALGVNVVSGKITYAGVAEAFDMPHTSLESVL